Genomic segment of Catenibacterium mitsuokai:
GTGGTATATTACATCTTATATAAATAAAATGCAACGCTTTCATTAAAAAAATGTTACAAAATTATTGTGAAATTTTAAACAAATAATGTAACAATGAATACATTGTTATCTTATGACTATCTGTCAACAAAATATCACTTATTTATTGGATTGATGAACTGATAATGTAAAGATGAAACATTTTTACGAAAGTTTGATCTCTATTTGTGAAAATTATAGAAATCACTTTCATTTCTATTTATAATTATTAGAAAGAGAAAAGGAGATAAGACAATGTTTAGAGACGACTTTTTATGGGGCGGCGCAGTGGCTGCTCATCAGTGTGAAGGTGCCTGGCAGGAAGGCGGAAAAGGAATCAGCTGTACAGATGTAGAAACAGCGGGAGATAACGTAACAGGAGCACCTAGACGTTTAACAGATGGTGTTCTTCCTGGAGAAGATTATCCGAACCATGTAGGTGTAGACTTCTATCATCATTATAAGGAAGATATCGCATTACTTGCTGAAATGGGATTCAAGGCATTTAGAACTTCTATTGCCTGGACAAGAATCTTCCCAAGAGGAGATGAAGAAACACCTAATGAGGAAGGTTTAAAGTTCTATGATGATGTATTTGATGAATTATTAAAATATGGTATTGAACCAGTCATCACATTATCACATTTTGAATTACCTTGGGCACTCGCAAAAGAATATGGAGGATTTAGAAATCGTAAAGCCATTGATATGTTTGTGAAGTTCGCAAAGGTATGTTTTGAAAGATATCAGCATAAAGTAAAATACTGGATGACATTTAATGAAATCAATAACCAGGCTGATCCGACTCAGCATAACTTAATCCAGGAAGGTGCTGTATTATTAAAAGAAGGCGATGATGCTGAATATTTAATGTATTTATCAGCTCATCATGAATTAGTCGCTTCAGCACTTGCAGTTAAGGCAGCTCATGAAATCAATCCTGACTTAAAGGTTGGTTGTATGATTGGTATGAATGGTGTTTATCCAGCTTCTCCAAAACCAGAAGATATGATGAATGCCTTAGGTGCTATGCATCAGAAATATTGGTTTACTGATGTGCATGCAAGAGGACATTATCCAAACTATATCTTAAAGAAGTTTGAAAGAAAAGGATATGATTTCATTACTGAAGAGGATAAGAAAATCTTAAGTGAAGGTAAAGTAGATTACATCGGATTCTCTTATTACATGTCATTTGCAACTAAGTATCAGGGACGTAATGAAAAGACATTTGATTACTTTAATGAAGACTTTGTAAGAAATGAATATCTAAAGGCTTCTGACTGGGGATGGCAGATTGACCCATTAGGATTACGCTGGTGCTTAAACTGGTTCTATGATCGTTATGAACTTCCAATGATGATTGTAGAAAACGGTTTTGGTGCTTATGATAAGAAAGAAGCAGATGGTACTGTAGATGACCAGTATCGTATTGATTACTTAAAGGCACACATTGAAGCGATGAGAGATGCAGTCACTTATGATGGCGTTGATCTTTTAGGTTATACTATGTGGTCTCCATTTGATATCGTATCTGCTTCTACTGGTGAATATGATAAACGTTATGGTTTCATCTATGTTAACTATAATAATAACCATGAAGGGGACTTCTCTAGAAGTAAGAAGAAATCATTTTACTGGTATAAACACGTTATTGAAACAAACGGTGAAGAATTATAATACTCAAGAGATAGCTATGGCTATCTCTTTTTTAGCAGTCTGATTTGACAAGTGCTAAATAAAGACTATAATTATCAACAGGTGATAAAGATGCGTAACTATGTATTTGATTTTACTCATTCCTATAAAGGGGATTATCCACAGTTAACTTATTATGATTGTAGTGACATTGAAGGAACACGCTTATTCTGTGATCAACATGCAGAAAAACAATTAAAAGAGATGATAAGTAAGAATGGTATTTCTGGTATTCATTTTATTGATTCAGGCGATTATCATTACATCACTAAATTGATGACTGATTTTATTCATGAACCTTTTGATCTTGTTTTGATTGATCATCATACAGACATGCAATCTTCTATTGTAGGAGATATGCTTAGCTGTGGAAACTGGGCTAAAAAAGCTTTACAAAATCCTTTCCTTCATCGTTTATACTTAATAGGACCAAGTAAACATGATTTAAAATCAGTGGAACGGAATAAAGTATTAAGTTTCAGCATAGAAGAACTAGAACAAGGTGCTACTATTCCTCTTGAAACGAAATATCCTGTTTATATTTCTATAGATAAGGATGTCTTAGATGAAAGATATGCCATGACAAACTGGAATCAAGGAGATATGTCACTGGGGATGTTAGAGGATGTATTAGCGCACTTCTTAAAAAACTGTGAAGTAATTGGTATTGATATATGTGGTGATGATCCAGATATTGATGATTATCCTACTTATATAAAAGCGGAAAGAATCAATAATCTTTCTGATGATGCACTTTATCAAACTGCTATGAAAATACTTAAAAGGAGACAAAAGAAATGAGAAAAGATTTTGGTGCACGTGCACTTACTTATCCACAGCCTGTCTATATGATTGGGAGTTTTGATAAGAATGATCATCCTGATTTAATGAATGCAGCATGGGGTGGCATTAGCGATACAATGGAAATTTCATTGAGTCTTTCTAGTGGACATAAAACAGTCCAGAATATCTTAAAAACACAGGCTTTTACTGTCAGTATTGCAGATGAAGATCATGTAGTAGCGTGTGATTATGTGGGTGTTGTATCAGGGCATAAGGAACCCAATAAACTAGAAAAAGCAGGTTTTACTTATACGCCATCTAGTAAAGTTCATGCACCTATTATCAATGAATTACCTATATGTCTAGAATGTCGTCTCAAGGACTATGATTTAGATACAGAAATCATGAAAGGTGAAATTGTCAATGTATCTGTAGATGAACGTATCTTAGATGAAACAGGAAGAGTCGATGTATCTAAAGTAAAGCCTATCACATTTGATCCATTCAATAATCAATATGTAGGTTTAGGAAAGATTGTTGGGCGTGCTTTTAAAGATGGTTTTAAACTAAAATAAGGACTCATTGAGTCCTTTTAAATTAGTCTTTTTTAACTGTATGTAATTTATCTAATAAACCACTCTTTTTAAATGTAGGTGCTAAAGCTAAATAAAGTGCTGAAGAAATCACAATCGCAATGACTGCATTAGTAATAGTAGTCACTGCATTCCAAGATGCAAGAGCTAAAGCAGCTTGAGAAGGTGCACCAAGTAATACTGAAGTATAGAAATAAGAGAATAGTGGTTCAGCAATCACATTAAATAATAAACCTGCAAATGTAGAAGCGACTACACCAATCACTAACTGCTTACCTTCTAGTTTTTGAATCTTGAATACTCTATGGGCTACTAGACCTGTAATAACCCCAATACTAAACTTTAAGATAAATGTCTTTGGTGCAACTATTACATAAGTAGGATCAAGTAAATCACCAATACCCATACCAACTGCGCCTGCAACTCCACCAGGAACACCACCTAATAATAAAGCAGCCAATACACAGAAAGTATTTCCTAAATGGAATGAAGTAGTTCCTCCTGGTGTTGGAATCTTGATCTGTAGGAATGTGAAGGCGATATAAGCTAAAGCCGCCATCAATCCTGTTACTGCAATTTTTAATGTTTTATTTTCTTTCATATAAAACTCCCCCTTTGATGAATAACACTATACATACATTCTGACATTATATAAATATTCAGTTATCAACTAAAAAAATAAGGTCAGTTTTAAAACTGACCTTATTCATGTACGATTTTCCCAAATAAGAAACGGATCAGAGGACCACAATAGAAAATCTGGAATAATAATGCGACAGGGAAGTTTATGAATGTTGTCTGGAAATAGACTGAAACATCAATGTTCTTGAATAATACAGTTGCGATTAAACTCATGCATGGACACATGATACAAACAATCATACATGAGATTGCAAGAGTAATCACAATAGGACGATCTGTAGTCTGTACAAAACGGAAAGCAAGCTTATGAGCTAAAGAATCTACAACAAGTAGTTCTAAAAAGAAAGCGACAGGCCACATGATAATCATTTCGTGGAAGGCAAGTAAAAAGACCTGGTTTGTCATTCCTCCGATATTTAATGAGATGTTGAAGAGAATCATGACATACACCATTAAGAATGACATCATCGCAGTAAATAATAAATTCTGTTTAAATGTTTTAGGCATTGGAAAAATGCTCCTTTCTTGAAATTATACAAAAAAACAACACTTAATATAAGTGTTGTTCGTTATCAAGCTATGCTTGTGCGTTTCCAATAATACCCTAAATCAATCTTCTTTTTTTGCATGATTTACTTTAATATATTTTAAGAAATATGTCAATAAAGTATTTTTTCTAATATTTCTATAGCCTGTGGTAACTTATCTAAATCGATAGAAGAGTAGTTCATAATGAAGGTATGGGATGTATGAGGTATATTCTTAAGATAGTAATGAGAAATAGCTCTTAGATGGATTCCTTCTTCTTTTAATTTATTGATAAGTGTTTCATCAGACATATGTGTATGAATCGTGATAAGGAAATGAAGACCTGCATCTTCCTTGGAAATAGTAATCATATCCTTTAAACTACTTTCTTCTAACATTTTTACAATCGCATCACGCTTATTATGATAATGGTTACGTAATTTAGTAATATGCTTATCAAAATAATGTTCATTAATAAATGATGCAAGAGTATATTGTTCGAAGTTAGAGACTGTACAGGCATAAAAAGAGAGCTTCTTATTATAGCGTTCTAATAAATGGTGAGGAAGCACCATATAACTAATACGAATTGTAGAGGCAAGAGTCTTAGTAAAAGTATTCATATAAATAACCTTTTCACTTAAATCAATACTTTGCAGGGCAGGAATAGGCTGTCCACTTAAACGCAATTCACTGTCATAATCATCTTCTATAATATAGCGATGTTCCTTCTTATTTGCCCATCCAAGTAATTCATAACGTCGAGATACAGGCATAATAATACCAGTTGGGAAATGATGAGAAGGAGAGATATGCGCAATATCTACATCTAAATCTTCTAATTGATTGACTAGTATTCCCTGCTCATCCATATCTATAGGAACACATTTTGCTCCCAAACTAGAATAAACATCTAATATTTTATTATAACCAGGATTCTCTACGGCATAGACAAGATCTAAACCTAATAATTGTACGAGTAGTCCATATAAATATTCAGTTCCTGCACCAATAATAATTCTTTCTGGTTCAACATCCATATTTCTGAATTCTTTTAAATGGTGAGAAATCGCTTCTCTTAATTCATAAATACCACCTACTGGAGGATTAACCATTAGTTCTGATTGGTGTTCATTTAATACGTCCTTCATAAGTTTTGCCCAGGTTGTGAAAGGAAACAAATGGGCTGGTGTCTGATTAGAAGAGAAATCACACCAATAGGATTCTTTCTTAATAGAAGGTTTATGAATCATCTTGGCAGGAATAAGGGGTGTCTTATTATTAATAGGAGATACATAAAAGCCTTTCTTAGGTAAAGAATAAATATATCCTTCAGCCATTAACTGAGCATAAGCATTCTCTATTGTGATAATACTAATACCTAGATTTTTCGCAAATGTACGCTTAGAAGGTAACTTCTCATCTGCTATCAGATGTCCCTCTAGAATATCATTTTTGATAAATGTATATAATTGCTGGTAGAGAGATTTATGGTTATTTTCATCAAAACTATATGTAAGCATAAATTCATCCTTTCTTTTCTAACCATTATAGCGTAATCATTTGAAAAAAAGAAGAAAACAGCATAGAATAGTCATATTAATGGAGGATAATCTATGGCGTTAACGGCTAAAAGAATTACAGAGAATTTTAAGGAATTAGAAGATCTTAATAATGAAGCATTCCCTAAAGAAGAACGTGTCTCTATTGAGAGAATGATTGATTTATCTCAAACAGGTATATCCGATCTTTATGGTGTCTATGATGAAGACACATTTGTTGGTTTCTTTATGACAATGACATCTGCTACATGTGTTTATTTATTCTATCTCGCAATTCGTTCATCACTTCGTTCTCGTGGGTATGGCGGACGTACTTTAAAGTTGATGGATGATCTCTATCAAAGACAGATTGTGTTGGATATGGAACCTTTAGATGATCAAGCAGATAACTATGAACAGCGTTTAAGACGTACTAAGTTTTATGCGAGTCATGGCTACCGTTCTAGCGGGTATCATTTATTCTATTGGAATCAGACATTTGATTTATTATGTACAAGAGGTCCTTTCCTAAAAGATGACTTTATTGAGATTACTAAAGAACTTCAAAGAGTTGTGGATGAATCCGGAGAAGGGGACTTCCATCCAAAGATGTTGAAGGCAGCCTATGATATTCTAGATATTATTGATTTATAAGAACCGAAAGGTTCTTTTTTTCATTTCCTAACACTTAGGAAGTGAAATTGAATGCATAAAGCACTGTAAACCATTACAATAAAGGTACAGGAGGTTATACGTATGAATAATAGACAGCAGCGTATTATAGATATCCTTTATGATTATGATGAATGGGTGACAGGTAAAGAGCTTGCTTCTATGTTGTCTGTATCAGATCGTACAATCCGTTCTGATATTGAGCATATTAATAAAGAGTATGAATGTACTCTTATAGAAGCCAATCGTCGTAAAGGTTATCACTTAGACGAGATGCTGACAAGTGTCAAAGGAATTACGACAAAGTCAGTCATTCCTCAGACATCTCAGGAACGTGTATCTTGGATCATTAAGGAATTATTGTTTAAACAGGAAATCAATCTCATTGAATTACAGGATCGTATTTATGTCAGTGGTTATACGATTGATAATGACTTAAGAAATATCAGACGTATACTCAATGAATATCCTTCTTTAAAAGTGGTACGTGTAAAGAACCACATTCGTTTAGAAGGTAATGAAAATGAGAAGCGTTCTGTATATAAGCATCTATTAGAATCAGAAATCAAAGGAAACTTCACAAATATCAGTGCCTTGTCTCATTTATGGAAGGATTTTAATCTCATTGATGTGGTAGAAATCTTTAAGAATGTCTGCGCAAATAATCATTATAAGTTCAAGAATGTCAGTCTTCCTATGTTGATGATGCATGCGGGTATTGCGATTGAACGTATCAGGAATAAGAATTATTTATATGAAACACAGAGTGATTGTACAGGTATTGATTTAGAGTATCGTGTCTCAAAGGATTTCTTTGAAGAATTATCACAAAAGTTAGGTATTCCTTATGTTGAAGAAGAAGTCGTTAAGTTTGCTTTCTTATTAGAAGGAAGAGGCAGTCATGTAGACTTAAAAGCAGAATCACAACAGTTAGTAGAAGAAGTATTATTAGACATTAAAGATTGTTTTGATATTGATTTTAGAGATGATGAAGAACTTTACAATAGCTTAGTCATTCATATGCAGTCTTTGCTTGATCGTATTAAAGTAGATAAACCTAATACAACAGCTTATTTAAAGGAGATTAAAAGGCAATATCCTCTAGTCTTTGAAATGGCGATACATGCCAGCGATGTCATTTCTAAAGCTACAGGTAAACCTTTAGTAGAAGATGAAATCTCTTATCTCGCTTTACATTTTGGAACAGCCTATGAAAGACATATCGATACACAGAAATACCGTGTAGTTATGATTATTCCCCATAATCAGATGCTGGCGAAAGCATGTATGGATAAGATTGAAACACGTTTTAGAGAACGTATGGAAATTATTAAAGTATTCCCATTCTTTGAAAATAATATGATTGCATCACTTCATCCTGACTTGATTTTGACTGTTGTACCTTTACAGCATGAATTATCTATTAAGACAGTATCAATCAGTTTATTTGTGAACTATGAGGATGAAAGTCAGATCTTCCAGGCATTGAATCAATTAGATAGAGAAAAATATCATGATCAGTTCTGTCATATTGTAAAGAAGCTGATCGGACAGGAAACATTCTTTATAAAAAAAGACATCGCATCTAAGGAAGATGCCATTAACTATTTATGTGACAATCTGATTCAGTTAGGCTATGCCACACAAGAATATAAAGAAGATGTTTTTAAAAGAGAAGAGATGGCAGGAACAGCCTTTGTGCAGGGCTTTGCGGTACCTCATGCCATTACAGTACAGCCATTGCGTTCTACTATATCCGTCATGGTCTTAAAGAATCCCGTTAAGTGGGGTAAGTATGAAGTACGTCTTATTCTCTTATTATCTATTAGTGAACAGGATAATCAGATGCTGCATACATTTTTTGACTGGTTATCCAATGTACTTATTGATTACAACCAGCTGATGCAGTTTATCGAAGCAGACAATTATCAACAATTTATGAAATTAATGACAGCGTGAGGTAACATATGAAAAAACAACAACAGACTATTGCATCATTACCAAGACGTTTTGGTGCATATTTATTAGATTGGTATATTGGTGCTCTTTTTACATCATTTCCTATCGCAATTGTGTCACAGAAGATTTATGGCACAATGAAGAACCAGAATCTATTAGAATACCCTCATCAATTAGGACTGATTTGTGGGCTATTCGCATTACTAGGCGCAATTATTTATTATGTCATTATTCCTTTGGTGATTAATAAGGGACAGACAATTGGTAAAAGAATATGTCATATTAAGATTGTAAAGAGTGATGGCAAAGATGTAGGCCTTAAAGAACTGATACTTAGAGAAGTATTAGGCGCCATTATTATTGAAGGCGTTCTATATTCTGCAAGTACAATATTACATCAGGTATTACAGATCAGTTTAGGTATTAGTTTGGTAAAGCCGATGATGTATGTTGGCTTTGCGATTACAATCGTGAGTGCTATTTTATGTTTAGTGAATAAGAAAGAACATCTAGCATTACATGATTATCTAGCACGTACTAAAGTAGTGAATTTTTCCTAAATAGAGGAAATCGCATTCACTACCTGAAAATAAATATAAGTTTATACTATGAATTGTGAGATGGAGGAAATCACATGGAAGATTTAGAATTATTAAGTTTTAACATTATTTCTGCCGTGGGTACTGCAAAGTCACGTTATGTACAGGCAATGTATCTTGCTGAGAAGGGTGATTTTGATGAAGCTCGCGCAAAAATAAAAGAAGGAGAAGAAAGTTTTGTGAAAGGTCATGAAGCACATGCATCACTTATCCAGAAGGAAGCATGTGGTGAAAAGACAGTTCCAACAATTCTTCTTATGCATGCGGAAGATCAGCTTATGAATGCTGAAACAACAAAAATCATGGCTGAAGAGATTATCAAACTATCTCAAAGAATTAAAAAATTAGAAGGAGGAGAATAGGATGAAAAAGGTTTATTTATTCTGTAGTGCAGGTATGTCTACTAGTATTCTTGCAAGCAAGATGCAGGAAGTCGCAAATAGCCATAACTTACCAATCAAGGTGGCTGCTTTCTCTCATAACAAATTAGGAGAAATCGTTAAATCTGATTGTCCTGATTGTATTTTACTTGGTCCACAGGTTGAATATCTTTATGACGAAACAGTAGCTAACTTCGGGCACCTAAACATACCTATTTCTGTGATCGACCAGGATGATTACGGTATGATGAACGGTGAAAGAGTACTTAAAAAAGCTATTCTATTAATCAAAAAAAACAATAAATAATAATTAAAGGGAGTACTTAAAGTATGATGAAACAACTTGAAAAGTATTTAATGCCTTTAGCGGAAAAAATTGGGCGTAATAAATACTTAATGTCAATTCGTGATGGTTTCTTAGTATCAACACCATTACTTATTGCAGGATCAATTTTCTTATTAATCGCAAACTTTCCAATTGCAGCTTGGACAAAATTTTTAGAATCAACAATTATCAATCAGACAACTGGTGAGTCACTTGCTGCATTCTTATCAAAGCCATCTGATGCAACATTCACTATCATGGCAGTATTTGCAGTAATGGGTATCGCTTATTCATTTGCTGGTCAGATGAAGACAAACAAGATCTTCGGTGCTGCCTGCGCACTTATGTCATGGTTCCTAATCATGCCATATTCAATCACTGGTAATGTTGCTGTAGGATCTAAAACTATTGAAGCAACTCTTTCTGGTATCCCATTAGGATGGGTTGGTGCTAAGGGTATCTTCGTAGGTATCATTACTGCATTCTTAAGCGTACATATCTATGCTTGGGTAGAAGGTAAAGGCTGGACAATCAAGATGCCAGCTGGTGTTCCACCAACAGTTGTAGAATCTTTCTCAGCATTGATTCCAGCAACATTTGTAATGACTTTCTTCTTCCTAGTAAACTTAATGTTTGGTTTCTTAGGAACAAACGTATTCCAGATTATCTTTGAATTCTTACAGACACCATTACTTAACCTTGGTGATACATTAGGGGCAATGGTTGTTGCTTATATCTTCTTACACTTATTCTGGTTCTTCGGTATTAACGGTGGATCTGTAGTAGGTGCTGTATTTAACCCAATTCTTCAGACTTTATCAGCTGAAAACATTCTTTACTTCACTCATCACCAGGGTACAGGACATATCATCTGTCAGCAGTTCCAGGACTTATTCGCTACATTTGGTGGATGTGGTTCTACATTATCATTATTAATCGCAATGTTATTATTCTGTAAATCTAAACGTATTACAGACTTAGGTAAACTTGCTTTAGTTCCAGGTATCTTTGGTATCAACGAACCAATCGTATTCGGTTTACCAATCGTATTAAATCCAACTATGCTTATTCCATTCATGTTAGTACCAACAGTAAACATCATTATCTCATACTTCTGTATGGCTCTTAAGATTGTTCCAATCTGTTCAGGTATCAACATCCCTTGGACTATGCCACCAATTATCTCAGGTTTCTTAGCAACTAACTGGGTAGGTGCACTGCTTCAGGCTGCCTTAATCGTTATTGGTGTTATTATCTATATGCCATTCATCAAGGTACTTGATAAGCAGTACTTAAATGAAGAAGCTCAGGCTCAGGCTGCTAAAGAAGAAGACGACATTGATTTAGACGACTTATCTTTTGACGATCTATAAGAAGGAGAGACGAAACATGAAAATCGTAATGATTTATGACCAGATCCAGTCTGGTAAAGGGATTAAAGATGATCACATGGTACCTTTAGGACTAGTAAAAGAATCATGTGGACCTGCTATTATGATGGAACCATTCTTAAAACAGGTAAATGGACATGTTGTATGCTGTTTATATTGTGGAGATGGATTCTATGAAGCAAATAGTGATGAAGTCAGCCGTAAACTTTGCGCAATGGTAGAAAAAATTAAACCAGATGTTGTTGTATGTGGTCCATGTTTCAACTATCTTGGCTATGGACGCATGGCTGCACGTGTCGCTTATGATATTAACGAAAAAACTCATTCACATGCTATGGCTGCAATGAGTATAGAAAATGAAGAGACAATTAATGAATATAAAGACAAGGTTCATATTATCAAGACACCTAAGAAGGGTGGTACTGGTTTAAATGAATCATTAGAAGGAATCTGTCAGCTTGCCAAGGCGATGTGTGAGCAGAAAGACGAAGACATTGTTGCTTCTAAATATTGTTTCTAAATTAACTTGAGGATACGTGAGGACGTATCCTCTTTCAATAAAAGGAGGATATTAATATGTACGGTATTATTGCTACTTGGAGAATGGCTTTAGAAGGTATTACAAAAGCAGATGAAATGTTAAAGAATCATGGAGATGCAGGAGATGCAATCGTTGAAGCTGTTAAGGCTGTAGAAGATTTCCCATATTATAAATCAGTAGGTTATGGGGGATTACCTAACGAAGAAATGATTGTTGAATTAGATGCGGCTTATATGAACGGAAATACTCTTTCAGTAGGATGTGTTGGTGCAATCAAAGACTTTGCCAATCCTGTAGAAATCGCAAGAAAATTATCTCATGAAAAGGTCAACAACTTCTTAGTTGGTGCAGGTGCTGAAAAGTATGCATCTAAGAATGGTTTTGAAAGAAAGAACATGCTCACTGAACGTGCTGAAATTCATTATCATAATAGATTAAAAGAAATGACTCAGGAAATTAAACCTTATTCTGGTCATGATACAGTAGGTATGGTCTGCTTAGATGAAAATGCAAAGATGACTTCTGCAACTTCTACGAGCGGTCTATTTATGAAGCGTTCTGGTAGAGTAGGTGATTCACCTGTATCTGGATCAGGTTTCTATGTTGATAGTGAAGTCGGTGGTGCAAGTGCTACAGGACTTGGTGAAGATGTAATGAAGGGCTGTGTCTCTTATGAAATCGTAAGAATGATGAAAGAAGGTATGCACCCACAGGCTGCATGTGAAAAGGCTGTTAATACATTCTCTAAAGAATTAATCAAACGTCGTGGTGAAGCAGGAGATATGTCTTTAATCGCTATGAATAATAAAGGTGAATGGGGATGTGCCACAAATATTGAAGGTTTCTCATTTGTAG
This window contains:
- a CDS encoding 6-phospho-beta-glucosidase, whose translation is MFRDDFLWGGAVAAHQCEGAWQEGGKGISCTDVETAGDNVTGAPRRLTDGVLPGEDYPNHVGVDFYHHYKEDIALLAEMGFKAFRTSIAWTRIFPRGDEETPNEEGLKFYDDVFDELLKYGIEPVITLSHFELPWALAKEYGGFRNRKAIDMFVKFAKVCFERYQHKVKYWMTFNEINNQADPTQHNLIQEGAVLLKEGDDAEYLMYLSAHHELVASALAVKAAHEINPDLKVGCMIGMNGVYPASPKPEDMMNALGAMHQKYWFTDVHARGHYPNYILKKFERKGYDFITEEDKKILSEGKVDYIGFSYYMSFATKYQGRNEKTFDYFNEDFVRNEYLKASDWGWQIDPLGLRWCLNWFYDRYELPMMIVENGFGAYDKKEADGTVDDQYRIDYLKAHIEAMRDAVTYDGVDLLGYTMWSPFDIVSASTGEYDKRYGFIYVNYNNNHEGDFSRSKKKSFYWYKHVIETNGEEL
- a CDS encoding arginase family protein, whose protein sequence is MRNYVFDFTHSYKGDYPQLTYYDCSDIEGTRLFCDQHAEKQLKEMISKNGISGIHFIDSGDYHYITKLMTDFIHEPFDLVLIDHHTDMQSSIVGDMLSCGNWAKKALQNPFLHRLYLIGPSKHDLKSVERNKVLSFSIEELEQGATIPLETKYPVYISIDKDVLDERYAMTNWNQGDMSLGMLEDVLAHFLKNCEVIGIDICGDDPDIDDYPTYIKAERINNLSDDALYQTAMKILKRRQKK
- a CDS encoding flavin reductase family protein, with the translated sequence MRKDFGARALTYPQPVYMIGSFDKNDHPDLMNAAWGGISDTMEISLSLSSGHKTVQNILKTQAFTVSIADEDHVVACDYVGVVSGHKEPNKLEKAGFTYTPSSKVHAPIINELPICLECRLKDYDLDTEIMKGEIVNVSVDERILDETGRVDVSKVKPITFDPFNNQYVGLGKIVGRAFKDGFKLK
- a CDS encoding ECF transporter S component; the protein is MKENKTLKIAVTGLMAALAYIAFTFLQIKIPTPGGTTSFHLGNTFCVLAALLLGGVPGGVAGAVGMGIGDLLDPTYVIVAPKTFILKFSIGVITGLVAHRVFKIQKLEGKQLVIGVVASTFAGLLFNVIAEPLFSYFYTSVLLGAPSQAALALASWNAVTTITNAVIAIVISSALYLALAPTFKKSGLLDKLHTVKKD
- a CDS encoding DUF2798 domain-containing protein, whose amino-acid sequence is MPKTFKQNLLFTAMMSFLMVYVMILFNISLNIGGMTNQVFLLAFHEMIIMWPVAFFLELLVVDSLAHKLAFRFVQTTDRPIVITLAISCMIVCIMCPCMSLIATVLFKNIDVSVYFQTTFINFPVALLFQIFYCGPLIRFLFGKIVHE
- the pdxR gene encoding MocR-like pyridoxine biosynthesis transcription factor PdxR, whose translation is MLTYSFDENNHKSLYQQLYTFIKNDILEGHLIADEKLPSKRTFAKNLGISIITIENAYAQLMAEGYIYSLPKKGFYVSPINNKTPLIPAKMIHKPSIKKESYWCDFSSNQTPAHLFPFTTWAKLMKDVLNEHQSELMVNPPVGGIYELREAISHHLKEFRNMDVEPERIIIGAGTEYLYGLLVQLLGLDLVYAVENPGYNKILDVYSSLGAKCVPIDMDEQGILVNQLEDLDVDIAHISPSHHFPTGIIMPVSRRYELLGWANKKEHRYIIEDDYDSELRLSGQPIPALQSIDLSEKVIYMNTFTKTLASTIRISYMVLPHHLLERYNKKLSFYACTVSNFEQYTLASFINEHYFDKHITKLRNHYHNKRDAIVKMLEESSLKDMITISKEDAGLHFLITIHTHMSDETLINKLKEEGIHLRAISHYYLKNIPHTSHTFIMNYSSIDLDKLPQAIEILEKILY
- a CDS encoding GNAT family N-acetyltransferase — protein: MALTAKRITENFKELEDLNNEAFPKEERVSIERMIDLSQTGISDLYGVYDEDTFVGFFMTMTSATCVYLFYLAIRSSLRSRGYGGRTLKLMDDLYQRQIVLDMEPLDDQADNYEQRLRRTKFYASHGYRSSGYHLFYWNQTFDLLCTRGPFLKDDFIEITKELQRVVDESGEGDFHPKMLKAAYDILDIIDL
- a CDS encoding BglG family transcription antiterminator codes for the protein MNNRQQRIIDILYDYDEWVTGKELASMLSVSDRTIRSDIEHINKEYECTLIEANRRKGYHLDEMLTSVKGITTKSVIPQTSQERVSWIIKELLFKQEINLIELQDRIYVSGYTIDNDLRNIRRILNEYPSLKVVRVKNHIRLEGNENEKRSVYKHLLESEIKGNFTNISALSHLWKDFNLIDVVEIFKNVCANNHYKFKNVSLPMLMMHAGIAIERIRNKNYLYETQSDCTGIDLEYRVSKDFFEELSQKLGIPYVEEEVVKFAFLLEGRGSHVDLKAESQQLVEEVLLDIKDCFDIDFRDDEELYNSLVIHMQSLLDRIKVDKPNTTAYLKEIKRQYPLVFEMAIHASDVISKATGKPLVEDEISYLALHFGTAYERHIDTQKYRVVMIIPHNQMLAKACMDKIETRFRERMEIIKVFPFFENNMIASLHPDLILTVVPLQHELSIKTVSISLFVNYEDESQIFQALNQLDREKYHDQFCHIVKKLIGQETFFIKKDIASKEDAINYLCDNLIQLGYATQEYKEDVFKREEMAGTAFVQGFAVPHAITVQPLRSTISVMVLKNPVKWGKYEVRLILLLSISEQDNQMLHTFFDWLSNVLIDYNQLMQFIEADNYQQFMKLMTA
- a CDS encoding RDD family protein encodes the protein MKKQQQTIASLPRRFGAYLLDWYIGALFTSFPIAIVSQKIYGTMKNQNLLEYPHQLGLICGLFALLGAIIYYVIIPLVINKGQTIGKRICHIKIVKSDGKDVGLKELILREVLGAIIIEGVLYSASTILHQVLQISLGISLVKPMMYVGFAITIVSAILCLVNKKEHLALHDYLARTKVVNFS
- a CDS encoding PTS lactose/cellobiose transporter subunit IIA, with product MEDLELLSFNIISAVGTAKSRYVQAMYLAEKGDFDEARAKIKEGEESFVKGHEAHASLIQKEACGEKTVPTILLMHAEDQLMNAETTKIMAEEIIKLSQRIKKLEGGE